A region of Scleropages formosus chromosome 2, fSclFor1.1, whole genome shotgun sequence DNA encodes the following proteins:
- the LOC108939104 gene encoding synaptoporin-like: MCMVIFAPLFAIFAFATCGGFSGQLRVSVECVNKSESDLDIAINFSYPFRLQQVYFDAPTCDNRRRERLFLSGDHSSSAEFFVTTAVFAFLYSLLATVVYIFYQNKYRENNRGPSIDFMVTVVFSFAWLVSSSAWAKGLSDVKLAMDANQVLQLISACKVPANRCASVLGPVWSGLNTSVVFGFMNFVLWAGNIWFAYKETGWHQSSPRYSMRTSSEKRAASFRQRPFESQASLDHTGGSFSSQLVDLGHHDSYSQVGNYTLSGPISFANQI; this comes from the exons ctttttgccatttttgcctTTGCAACATGTGGTGGGTTCTCGGGCCAGCTACGGGTTAGCGTGGAATGTGTCAACAAGTCAGAGAGTGACCTTGACATTGCCATCAATTTCTCCTACCCATTCAG GTTACAACAGGTCTACTTTGATGCCCCCACATGTGACAACAGGAGGCGCGAGCGTCTTTTCTTGTCCGGCGATCACTCCTCCTCAGCCGAGTTCTTTGTCACGACTGCAGTCTTCGCCTTCCTCTACTCTTTACTGGCTACAGTAGTCTACATTTTCTACCAGAACAAATATCGAGAGAACAACAGAGGACCCTCCATT GACTTCATGGTGACTGTGGTGTTCTCCTTCGCCTGGCTAGTCAGCTCCTCCGCTTGGGCCAAGGGTCTTTCCGATGTCAAGCTGGCCATGGATGCCAACCAGGTCCTGCAGCTCATCTCCGCCTGCAAAGTGCCAGCCAACAGGTGCGCCTCTGTGCTCGGGCCCGTCTGGTCTGGCCTGAACACCTCTGTG GTCTTCGGGTTCATGAACTTCGTTCTATGGGCAGGCAACATCTGGTTTGCGTACAAGGAGACAGGATGGCACCAGTCAAGCCCTCGGTACTCCATGAGAACTTCTTCCGAGAAGCGGGCTGCCAGCTTTCGTCAGAGGCCTTTCGAGTCACAGGCCAGCCTTGACCACACTGGAGGGAGCTTCAGCTCCCAACTGGTGGACCTAGGACACCATGATAGCTACAGCCAGGTAGGCAACTACACTCTCAGTGGGCCCATTTCTTTTGCTAATCAGATTTAA